Within Limanda limanda chromosome 17, fLimLim1.1, whole genome shotgun sequence, the genomic segment GGAGAAGTTGTCGACCAGCGGGGACCAGGCTCCTGCTTCTGGTCTGGAATGGAAATCAATGGCGGCGCGTTCATTCTGTTGCTAGTAACGTTAATATACGAGCGAGGTTCCAGTGGTTTAAACGATGTAACTTTCTGTTTTTACCTAAGACAAGAAGTTTACATTTGGTTTCTTAGACCATTTGCTTTCCccgtttgtttttaaatgtgatatATTGATCCCAGCACACAGCTGGTCGTGCGAGGGAGGGGAAAcgtttcactttgttttgttcccAAAACAAAGTGgccaaacattttatttatctatcaatTATTTCGTTATTTATCATCCCAGACTCGGTTGTTGTTTATTGTGGGTAACATCTTCTTAAAAGTGAGGATTGGCTCGTTTGTAATCATTgtagttttaatatttttttgcttttgttctgTAGCTCTGGCCAAATATTAATTCAAAGACTTTTTTCAGGTTTTATGGCCTTGACAGATTGATTGACAATCTAATTGATTGACTGTTGCAGCCCTACATCTTTCACCGTTCATATAATCTCACTCACACCTTTTTTCTCTTGACTTTAGGGCACCATCACCCACGAAGCggaaagatgaggagaaaaCTAAAGACCGAGGTAAAGACAAGagtgaaaggaaggaaggagacaaggagagaggacGGGACAAAGTGAGGAAACGACGCAGCTCGAGTGGTACCAGCAGCAACAGGTTTGTtccctaaaacacacatttgtaacAATGCCTGGGAAAACATTGTTCTTGACTTAATATATTTTGTACTAAAGCTTACCTTTGTTTTGAATGTGACCAGATCGAGCTCTGGATCAAGCAGCAGCTCCGGTTCCAGTTCAGGTTCCTCAAGTGGGTCCAGCTCATCTGGTACCAGTCGCTCTGGTTCCTCCAGctctcgctcctcctcttccagctccTCTGGCTCCCCGAGTCCCAGCCGCAGACGGCACGACAACCGCCGGCGCTCCCGCTCAGAGTAAATCCCCTCGTCGAACTCATCCGCACAGAGTTTTTGCAATATTTGCTACATTGTTCCTTTTTAAATCGCTGTGAAGTTAATCCATGTTTGATTTGTGATTCTGCAGGTCCAAAACACAGAAGAGGGGCGACGataaggagagaaggaaaagaagcCCGAGCCCCAAACCCACTAAACTCCACCTGGGCCGGCTGACCAGGAATGTCACCAAGGTCagtaaaaagaaacacattacaCATTTCCAACCCAAGCAAGTTACAGAGTGGTAGCTCTGCTGCTTCCAAGCTGCTACTCTTTATTTCAAGGTTTTCTAAAGGATTGGATGATTTCAAATTAATACATTACCGCCGTACGTGAAAATGAGGGAAAGAAAACGTTCTGATATGCGtgattatgttttattaatatgaacatgaacatgtacactgttcactgttttgcatttagcatttcactttttacttcactttttatatattttatatatttttattcagaaatgtttgtcaaaataaatgttacgttgtataaatattggtaaaaagagagttaataagaagtaaacagtgagtaaatatataatggtttcctattttttattgctctcctatgtatgttgtatttattgcatttttgggtttctatgttcattgtatgcaccaataaccagagcaaattccttgtatgtgtaaacgtactcggcaataaaatacttctgattctgatgaacGTTGTCCAATTTTCAACTGCCTATTTCATAGCATGATATGGATTATTTTCCTCGTCAAAATTCCTCCACGGATAATCAAGGATGTTTGTTTCCACACTTGTAATAAATATCCGTCTACCTTTTTTTTGCACAGGACCACATCCAGGAGATCTTTTCCACTTACGGGAAGATAAAAATGGTTGACATGCCAGTGGATAGGGTCCACCCCCACTTGTCCAGGGGCTACGCCTATGTGGAGTTTGAGACCCCCGAGGACACCCAGAAGGCCCTGAAGCACATGGACGGAGGTGGGCTGGAGTTCTTgtttctgtgcttctgtctCACAAGATTACTGTGGGTATTCATTTCGAGGACTTTTGTAATCTACAGGTCAGATTGACGGACAGGAGATCTCTGCGTCTGCCGTGCTGGCTCAGCGAGTCCGCCCTCCACCTCGCAGACCCTCTCCCCCTCGCAGGATGCCCCCTCCACCACCTATGTGGCGTCGAAGCCCTCCACGCATGAGGAGAAGGTCAGTCTCCAAATCTCGTGAAATTTAGTCAACTAGTGATTTCTTTCAGTCAGTGAAATGTCTGCCTGGACTTGATTTGCACACtactgcactgtgtgtgtggttttgaacatttgcactactgcacaaattgaacattcacctgtaaggatatatatttagatgtatatattttattttctatttaaatttttgatattccatttcattgttattctattttattctttttttattctattttatacttgagcattgcttaaagagagtgtgtgacccaaacatttcattgacagtgactactt encodes:
- the LOC133023155 gene encoding RNA-binding protein with serine-rich domain 1-like; this encodes MAPSPTKRKDEEKTKDRGKDKSERKEGDKERGRDKVRKRRSSSGTSSNRSSSGSSSSSGSSSGSSSGSSSSGTSRSGSSSSRSSSSSSSGSPSPSRRRHDNRRRSRSESKTQKRGDDKERRKRSPSPKPTKLHLGRLTRNVTKDHIQEIFSTYGKIKMVDMPVDRVHPHLSRGYAYVEFETPEDTQKALKHMDGGQIDGQEISASAVLAQRVRPPPRRPSPPRRMPPPPPMWRRSPPRMRRRSRSPRRRSPVRRRSRSRSPGRRRHRSRSSSNSSR